The following coding sequences lie in one Flavobacterium sediminis genomic window:
- the serS gene encoding serine--tRNA ligase → MLQIAYIRENKEEVIKRLAKRNMDANDLVNLVVDLDEKRRTTQVELDNTLAESNKLSKEIGELMRSGEKAQAETLKEKTAQLKEKSKELSDILNEVAASLQEELYKLPNVPNEIVPEGKTADDNLNVYQDGEIPNLFEGALPHWELAKKYDIIDFDLGAKITGAGFPVYKGKGARLQRALINYFLDKNTAAGYQETQVPHLVNEASGYGTGQLPDKEGQMYVVNEEQPLFLIPTAEVPVTNLYRDVLLNENDLPVLCTGYTPCFRREAGSYGAHVRGLNRLHQFDKVEIVRIEHPDKSYEALDGMVEHVKDILQELKLPFRILRLCGGDMGFTSALTYDFEVFSTAQDRWLEISSVSNFETFQANRLKLRFKDKEGKNLLAHTLNGSSLALPRVLAGILENYQTPEGIVIPEVLRPYTGFDIID, encoded by the coding sequence ATGTTACAGATAGCTTACATTAGAGAGAACAAGGAAGAAGTTATCAAACGTTTAGCCAAGAGAAACATGGATGCTAACGATTTGGTAAATTTAGTAGTAGATTTAGATGAAAAAAGAAGAACTACTCAGGTTGAATTAGACAACACTCTTGCCGAATCCAATAAGTTATCCAAAGAAATTGGCGAATTGATGCGAAGTGGCGAAAAAGCCCAAGCAGAAACATTAAAAGAAAAAACAGCTCAGTTAAAAGAAAAAAGTAAAGAACTCAGCGATATTTTAAACGAAGTAGCTGCATCTTTACAAGAAGAACTATACAAGTTACCGAACGTTCCGAATGAAATTGTTCCGGAAGGCAAAACAGCTGATGACAATTTGAACGTATACCAGGACGGAGAAATTCCGAATCTGTTTGAAGGCGCTTTACCACACTGGGAATTGGCAAAAAAATACGACATCATCGATTTTGACCTCGGTGCTAAAATTACCGGTGCCGGTTTTCCGGTGTACAAAGGTAAAGGAGCTCGTTTACAACGTGCTTTAATCAATTATTTTTTAGATAAAAACACAGCAGCCGGTTATCAGGAAACTCAGGTTCCGCATTTAGTAAATGAAGCTTCAGGTTACGGAACCGGACAATTACCGGATAAAGAAGGACAAATGTATGTAGTAAATGAAGAACAACCTTTGTTTTTGATCCCTACAGCAGAAGTCCCGGTAACTAATTTATACCGTGATGTTTTGTTAAACGAAAATGACCTACCGGTTCTTTGTACCGGTTACACTCCTTGTTTCCGTAGAGAAGCAGGTTCTTACGGTGCACACGTAAGAGGTTTAAATCGTTTGCACCAATTTGATAAAGTGGAAATTGTTCGCATTGAACATCCTGACAAATCATACGAAGCTCTTGACGGAATGGTGGAACACGTTAAAGATATTCTTCAAGAATTAAAATTACCGTTCCGTATTTTAAGACTTTGCGGTGGCGATATGGGATTCACTTCTGCTTTAACGTATGACTTTGAAGTGTTTTCAACAGCGCAGGATCGTTGGTTAGAGATTTCATCTGTTTCTAACTTTGAAACGTTTCAAGCCAATCGTTTGAAATTGCGATTCAAAGACAAAGAAGGTAAGAATCTACTGGCTCACACCTTAAACGGAAGCTCATTAGCTTTACCGCGCGTACTTGCAGGAATCTTAGAAAATTATCAAACACCTGAAGGAATTGTAATTCCGGAGGTATTAAGACCTTACACCGGATTTGACATTATTGACTAA
- a CDS encoding NAD(P)H-hydrate dehydratase → MKILTAEQIKKVDVFTIQNQPISSIDLMEKAAEACSKWIMKHFDNQHNFHVFCGIGNNGGDGLAIARILKQKLYNVTVYVKKSDHYSEDFESNFELWHANKGQTITIESMVDLTLQPDENTIIIDAIFGYGLNRPVTGLESSIIQYLNSLNKKTISIDLPSGLFTNDNHKNTYDTIINADYTLTFEFPKLSLLLPDNEHKSGTIIILPIGLLPEGIAQQSTDVYFTTFEDCHRIYQPKTKFAHKGTNGHALLITGSLGKMGAAVLSSKACLKSGSGLVTALIPRSGNTVIQTANPEIMTLLSEEENIVSGNFAYHYDAVGIGPGIGKEQNTLALLKEVLMNCNKPLVIDADALNLLAEHTELQKTIPVNSIITPHPKELSRWIGSWKNDTEKIDKTLKLVDQLKIYVVLKGAYTCIFCPDGTLHFNSTGNPGMGTAGSGDVLTGIITGLLAQGYTAKESCILGVYLHGLAGDLASTEKSQESLIASDIIDFLGKGFLQFQPTF, encoded by the coding sequence ATGAAAATCTTAACAGCGGAACAGATCAAAAAAGTTGATGTATTTACCATACAAAACCAACCTATTTCTTCCATTGACCTTATGGAAAAAGCGGCAGAAGCATGCAGTAAATGGATCATGAAACATTTTGACAACCAACATAACTTTCATGTATTTTGTGGCATAGGCAACAATGGCGGTGACGGTTTGGCAATTGCCAGAATATTGAAACAAAAACTCTACAATGTAACGGTATACGTCAAAAAAAGCGATCATTATTCTGAAGATTTCGAATCTAATTTTGAGCTTTGGCATGCCAATAAAGGACAAACCATTACCATTGAAAGCATGGTCGATCTCACTCTTCAACCGGACGAAAATACCATTATTATTGACGCTATTTTTGGCTATGGATTAAACCGCCCTGTGACCGGACTGGAATCTTCAATTATTCAATACCTTAATTCGCTAAATAAAAAAACGATCAGTATTGATCTTCCTAGCGGTCTTTTTACGAATGACAATCATAAAAACACTTACGATACGATTATAAATGCCGATTACACGCTTACTTTCGAATTTCCGAAACTATCCTTATTACTTCCGGACAACGAACATAAAAGCGGCACAATAATCATTTTACCCATTGGCTTGCTACCGGAAGGCATTGCCCAACAAAGTACTGATGTGTATTTCACTACCTTTGAAGATTGCCACCGGATCTATCAACCCAAAACAAAATTTGCGCATAAAGGAACAAACGGACATGCACTCCTGATTACAGGAAGTCTAGGAAAAATGGGAGCTGCTGTTTTATCGTCGAAAGCATGTTTAAAAAGCGGAAGCGGATTAGTAACTGCACTAATTCCACGAAGCGGAAACACTGTTATTCAGACAGCAAATCCGGAAATCATGACACTTTTAAGTGAAGAAGAAAACATTGTTTCAGGAAATTTTGCTTACCACTACGATGCCGTAGGCATTGGCCCGGGTATCGGAAAAGAGCAAAATACCTTAGCACTCCTGAAAGAAGTACTTATGAATTGTAACAAACCATTGGTTATAGATGCAGATGCCTTAAATTTATTGGCCGAACATACAGAACTTCAAAAAACAATTCCCGTAAACAGCATTATCACACCACATCCGAAAGAATTATCTCGCTGGATCGGTTCATGGAAAAACGACACTGAAAAAATAGACAAAACACTCAAATTAGTAGACCAACTAAAAATTTATGTTGTGCTGAAAGGTGCTTATACCTGTATCTTTTGTCCGGACGGAACACTCCATTTCAATAGTACCGGAAATCCGGGAATGGGAACGGCCGGAAGCGGTGATGTTTTGACCGGAATAATAACCGGTTTATTAGCTCAAGGATATACTGCAAAAGAAAGCTGCATTCTGGGTGTTTACCTTCATGGTTTAGCAGGTGATCTGGCTTCTACAGAAAAAAGTCAGGAAAGTTTAATTGCCTCTGACATTATTGATTTTCTAGGAAAAGGCTTCCTTCAATTTCAACCTACTTTTTAA
- a CDS encoding NAD(P)/FAD-dependent oxidoreductase: protein MPREFQFQVSPEVAAQEVLLKQHVAKLFQVSPQDIQKVNVVKRSVDARQKSIKINIKAIVYLVGEEYHETTIGIPEYPNVENAQEVIVVGAGPAGLFAALQLIEKGLKPIVLERGKDVRGRRRDLKAINRDHVVNPESNYCFGEGGAGTYSDGKLYTRSKKRGDVDRILQLLVAYGASSEILVEAHPHIGTNKLPQIIQDIREKIIEHGGKVLFETKVTDILIKNNEVKGIVTQYGNTILAPNIILATGHSARDIFELLYQKGIEIEAKPFALGVRAEHPQSLIDSIQYSCDFRGQYLPPAPYSVVKQVNGRGMYSFCMCPGGVIAPCATAEGEVVTNGWSPSKRDQATANSGIVVELRLEDFKPFAKFGPLAGMEFQKDIEQRAWRLAGQTQKVPAQRMVDFSQRKTSAEIPKTSYVPGTTSIELGEVFPGFLTQTMRQGFQEFGKSMKGYFTNEAILHAPESRTSSPVRISRDPQTLEHIQIKGLYPCGEGAGYAGGIISAAIDGEKCALKIAENLKK from the coding sequence ATGCCACGTGAATTTCAATTTCAAGTTTCTCCGGAAGTAGCAGCTCAGGAAGTGCTGTTAAAACAACATGTGGCTAAGCTGTTCCAAGTTTCTCCTCAGGATATTCAGAAGGTAAATGTTGTGAAACGCTCTGTTGATGCGCGTCAAAAGAGCATCAAAATCAACATTAAGGCTATCGTTTATTTAGTAGGAGAAGAATACCATGAAACGACTATTGGAATTCCGGAATATCCGAATGTAGAAAATGCACAGGAAGTCATTGTAGTTGGAGCAGGTCCGGCTGGCCTGTTTGCGGCTTTGCAATTGATTGAAAAAGGATTAAAGCCAATTGTTTTAGAACGTGGAAAAGATGTCCGTGGGCGTCGTCGCGATTTAAAAGCGATCAATAGAGATCATGTGGTTAATCCGGAATCGAATTATTGTTTCGGAGAAGGAGGTGCCGGAACGTATTCTGACGGAAAATTATACACCCGTTCTAAAAAACGCGGCGATGTAGATCGAATTCTTCAGTTATTAGTAGCTTATGGTGCGTCATCGGAAATTTTGGTTGAGGCGCATCCTCATATTGGGACTAATAAACTACCACAGATTATTCAGGATATTCGTGAAAAAATTATTGAACATGGCGGAAAGGTTTTGTTTGAAACTAAAGTAACGGATATTCTCATTAAGAATAATGAGGTAAAAGGAATTGTTACGCAATATGGCAATACTATTTTAGCGCCTAATATTATTTTGGCAACCGGACATTCGGCACGGGATATTTTTGAATTGTTATACCAAAAAGGGATTGAGATTGAAGCAAAGCCTTTTGCATTAGGAGTTCGGGCTGAACACCCGCAAAGTCTGATCGATAGTATTCAGTATTCTTGTGATTTCAGAGGGCAATATTTGCCACCGGCACCTTATTCGGTTGTGAAGCAGGTGAACGGAAGGGGAATGTACTCTTTTTGTATGTGTCCCGGTGGAGTTATTGCACCTTGTGCTACTGCTGAGGGAGAAGTGGTAACTAACGGTTGGTCTCCTTCAAAACGAGATCAGGCTACTGCAAATTCCGGAATTGTGGTAGAATTACGATTGGAAGATTTTAAACCGTTTGCTAAATTCGGACCGTTAGCCGGAATGGAATTTCAGAAAGATATTGAGCAACGTGCCTGGCGTTTGGCAGGACAAACTCAAAAAGTTCCCGCACAGCGAATGGTAGATTTTTCGCAACGAAAAACATCTGCTGAAATACCCAAAACGTCGTATGTGCCCGGAACAACTTCAATCGAATTAGGAGAGGTTTTTCCCGGATTCTTGACACAAACGATGCGTCAGGGATTTCAGGAGTTCGGAAAAAGTATGAAAGGTTATTTTACCAATGAAGCGATTTTGCATGCACCTGAAAGCAGAACATCTTCTCCTGTACGAATTTCGAGAGATCCGCAAACTTTAGAACACATACAGATTAAGGGACTTTACCCTTGCGGTGAAGGAGCGGGTTATGCCGGAGGAATTATCTCAGCCGCTATAGACGGAGAAAAATGTGCTCTGAAGATCGCTGAAAACCTTAAAAAGTAG
- the rseP gene encoding RIP metalloprotease RseP yields the protein MIQLAQIVFILSVLVILHEFGHYITAKWFKVRVEKFYLFMDAGFSLFKKKIGETEWGIGWLPIGGYVKLAGMIDESMDTEQMKQEPQPWEFRSKPAWQRLIIMLGGIIVNILLAWFIYTVMYTTVGKKYVSTEVIQKNGLAFGEVGQKAGFKNGDKIVSVDGKFQDNFSRMVMDILFSSEVKVDRNGEVVTLNLTDEQIGDILAKEGRNFIAPRMQGATVDSVWADTQAEKAGLKKGDSIIALNGNKFKFTDEFSSTLGHYKNDSVSITLIRNNKEEILKAKTDSIGKLGFMFRTYLKDDYVIEQKMSLFEAIPAAIKESWSLLVYNVKSFKLILRPATGAYKQVKSPVGIARQLPDTWNWEFIWNFTALFSIGLAFMNLLPIPGLDGGHALFTIAEMITGKTLSDKAAGYVQTAGMIILLTLMALTFGKDIVQLIIDKFF from the coding sequence ATGATTCAATTAGCACAAATCGTATTTATCTTATCGGTTTTAGTTATTCTTCACGAGTTTGGTCATTACATCACAGCAAAATGGTTTAAAGTAAGAGTAGAAAAATTTTATCTCTTTATGGATGCCGGTTTTTCTTTATTTAAAAAGAAAATAGGAGAAACAGAATGGGGGATCGGTTGGTTGCCTATAGGAGGATATGTAAAACTAGCCGGAATGATCGATGAAAGTATGGATACTGAACAAATGAAACAAGAACCGCAACCATGGGAGTTTCGTTCAAAACCGGCTTGGCAACGATTGATCATTATGTTAGGAGGTATTATTGTAAATATTCTTTTAGCCTGGTTCATTTATACCGTAATGTATACGACGGTTGGTAAAAAGTACGTTTCTACGGAAGTTATTCAGAAAAACGGATTGGCTTTTGGAGAAGTAGGTCAAAAAGCAGGGTTTAAGAACGGTGATAAAATTGTTTCGGTAGACGGAAAATTTCAGGACAACTTTAGCCGCATGGTAATGGATATTTTATTCAGTAGCGAAGTTAAAGTAGATAGAAACGGCGAAGTGGTTACCCTAAACTTGACAGACGAGCAAATCGGTGATATTTTAGCGAAAGAAGGGAGAAATTTTATAGCGCCTCGTATGCAGGGAGCAACTGTTGATTCTGTTTGGGCTGATACACAAGCAGAAAAAGCTGGGCTGAAAAAAGGCGATTCTATTATTGCCTTAAACGGGAATAAGTTTAAATTTACAGATGAGTTTTCATCAACATTGGGACATTATAAAAATGATTCGGTATCGATAACTCTTATTAGAAATAACAAAGAAGAAATACTAAAAGCAAAAACCGATTCTATTGGAAAACTTGGTTTTATGTTTAGAACGTATTTAAAAGATGATTATGTGATTGAACAAAAAATGAGTCTTTTTGAGGCGATACCTGCTGCTATAAAAGAATCATGGTCTTTATTAGTATATAATGTCAAAAGTTTCAAATTGATTTTAAGACCGGCTACAGGAGCTTATAAACAAGTGAAAAGCCCGGTGGGGATTGCACGCCAATTACCGGATACATGGAACTGGGAGTTTATATGGAATTTCACAGCATTATTTTCAATCGGTTTAGCGTTTATGAACTTGTTACCTATTCCGGGATTAGACGGAGGTCATGCCTTGTTCACTATTGCTGAAATGATTACTGGAAAAACATTAAGTGATAAAGCAGCTGGCTATGTTCAGACAGCAGGAATGATTATCTTGCTAACATTGATGGCATTAACATTTGGTAAAGATATTGTACAGTTAATAATCGATAAATTTTTCTGA
- a CDS encoding M1 family aminopeptidase, whose product MKKLYLIMLLVLGFVAFAQTEQEEFNRMVEAEMKSAAAIQNFQVNPNTQNYDITYHELRFSVDPAVYFISGQVTTTFTALEDMNSITFDLTDVLTVSSVTLGGVPLTFTQNVSEELVINLPTTIINGTSATITINYSGAPDTDEAAFTATTHSGTPVIYTLSEPFGARDWWPCKQDLNDKVDSIDVYITAPDTYVSVTNGLEQSVVDNGNGTKTTHFHHGHPIPAYLVAIAVTNYQIYTQTAGIGTTFPIVNYIYPENYTTAQTQLAETLPIMNVFETLFEPYPFLNEKYGHAQFGWGGGMEHTTVSFMGSFGRNLIAHELAHQWFGDKITCGTWKDIWLNEGFAEYLSGLIVENLDGVTNFVSWKASKISNITSQVDGAVYLTDTEATNVSRIFSGRLSYNKGAMVLHMLRWKMGDALFFQALQNYLADANLAYAYAITPQLQSHLEAVYGSSLTEFFNDWIYNQGYPSYTITAQNWGAGQAKITVNQSQSTASVTYFEMPLEIRLLGAGGEIQDVVVDNTYNGQEFVVAVPFVVSDVEFDPNYHIISRNNTATLGTDSFTIDESITLYPNPVQDVLTIKMPNSMLLQNVTIYNDLGQKVLESEQSEIDLTALADGMYAVKLQTSEGEIHKKLIKK is encoded by the coding sequence ATGAAAAAACTTTACTTAATAATGCTTCTTGTTTTAGGCTTTGTTGCTTTTGCTCAAACGGAACAGGAAGAATTTAACCGAATGGTAGAAGCAGAAATGAAATCTGCTGCTGCGATTCAGAATTTTCAAGTTAATCCGAATACTCAAAATTATGATATAACCTATCATGAATTACGATTTTCCGTAGATCCGGCTGTTTATTTTATTAGCGGGCAGGTAACGACTACGTTTACTGCTTTAGAGGATATGAACAGTATTACTTTTGACTTGACTGATGTTTTAACAGTCAGTAGCGTTACTTTGGGAGGAGTGCCTTTAACCTTTACTCAGAATGTAAGTGAAGAGCTGGTAATTAATTTACCAACAACTATAATAAACGGAACATCGGCGACAATTACGATTAATTATTCGGGAGCGCCTGACACTGACGAAGCGGCTTTTACTGCAACAACTCATAGTGGTACACCTGTTATTTATACACTCTCAGAGCCTTTCGGTGCTCGAGATTGGTGGCCGTGTAAGCAAGATTTAAACGACAAAGTGGATTCAATTGATGTGTATATTACGGCACCGGATACTTATGTGAGTGTGACCAATGGTTTAGAACAATCGGTTGTGGATAACGGTAACGGAACAAAAACGACACATTTTCATCATGGTCATCCTATTCCGGCTTATCTGGTAGCAATTGCAGTAACTAATTATCAGATCTATACACAAACGGCAGGGATCGGAACGACATTTCCGATTGTGAACTATATTTATCCTGAAAACTACACTACGGCGCAGACACAATTAGCAGAAACCTTGCCTATAATGAATGTGTTTGAAACGTTGTTTGAACCTTATCCTTTTTTGAATGAAAAATACGGACATGCTCAGTTTGGTTGGGGCGGAGGAATGGAACACACTACGGTTTCTTTTATGGGGAGTTTCGGAAGGAATTTGATTGCGCATGAATTAGCCCATCAATGGTTCGGAGATAAGATTACTTGCGGAACATGGAAAGATATCTGGTTGAATGAAGGCTTTGCCGAATATTTATCAGGTCTGATTGTTGAAAACCTGGACGGGGTAACTAATTTTGTCTCTTGGAAAGCGTCAAAAATTAGTAATATTACGTCTCAGGTCGATGGGGCAGTATATTTAACAGATACTGAAGCAACAAATGTGAGTAGGATTTTTAGTGGTAGATTAAGCTATAATAAAGGAGCAATGGTTTTGCACATGTTGCGTTGGAAAATGGGAGATGCCCTGTTCTTTCAAGCCTTGCAAAATTATTTGGCAGATGCTAACTTGGCTTATGCGTATGCGATCACGCCTCAGTTGCAATCTCATTTAGAAGCTGTTTACGGAAGTAGTTTGACAGAATTTTTTAATGACTGGATCTACAATCAGGGGTATCCGAGTTATACAATTACAGCTCAGAACTGGGGTGCCGGTCAGGCAAAGATCACAGTAAATCAAAGCCAGTCTACTGCTTCTGTGACGTATTTTGAAATGCCTTTAGAGATCCGGTTGTTAGGCGCCGGAGGAGAGATTCAGGATGTAGTTGTCGATAATACATACAACGGACAAGAATTTGTGGTTGCTGTCCCGTTTGTGGTTTCAGATGTTGAGTTTGACCCTAATTACCACATTATTTCCAGAAATAATACAGCGACTTTAGGAACAGATTCTTTTACAATTGATGAATCAATTACATTGTACCCGAATCCTGTACAGGATGTTTTGACGATAAAGATGCCGAATTCAATGCTTTTACAGAATGTGACTATTTATAATGATTTGGGACAAAAAGTTTTGGAAAGCGAACAGTCTGAGATAGATCTAACGGCATTGGCAGACGGAATGTATGCCGTGAAGCTGCAGACAAGCGAAGGGGAAATTCATAAAAAATTGATAAAAAAATAG